In Acinetobacter sp. C32I, one genomic interval encodes:
- a CDS encoding GntR family transcriptional regulator, with the protein MNLEEADSLSEQIAKYISEQIISGELVEGERIQELRIAKELDVSRGSVREALLLLERTYLIEIFPRRGAIVSEMSAQQVKALFDTNVMVLGHIVQRISETWRVNEAEQLQALLDQLVEFVRAGDIEKFYDAIFKYLADQHEMVANPYLMQFYKELLPSLRRSYFLTLNTSRRELQESFTLFKLVIDAILIRKSQQAALFMEDFCRHLRNLVLESLTRMKQIELAWARRSRR; encoded by the coding sequence ATGAATCTCGAAGAGGCTGATAGTCTTTCTGAACAGATTGCAAAGTATATTAGTGAACAAATTATTAGTGGTGAGCTGGTTGAAGGCGAACGCATTCAAGAGTTGCGCATTGCCAAAGAATTAGATGTCAGTCGAGGCTCGGTTCGTGAAGCACTGTTGTTACTGGAACGGACTTATTTAATTGAAATTTTTCCACGTCGTGGCGCGATCGTCTCTGAAATGTCAGCGCAACAGGTCAAAGCTCTCTTTGATACCAATGTGATGGTACTCGGGCATATTGTGCAGCGGATTAGCGAAACCTGGCGAGTCAATGAAGCAGAGCAACTGCAAGCGTTATTGGATCAACTGGTCGAGTTTGTTCGTGCGGGCGATATCGAAAAATTTTATGATGCAATCTTTAAATATCTGGCAGACCAGCATGAAATGGTGGCAAATCCCTATCTGATGCAGTTCTATAAAGAACTACTGCCATCATTACGCCGTAGCTATTTTTTGACCTTGAATACCTCACGTCGAGAGCTACAAGAATCGTTTACCCTGTTTAAGTTGGTGATTGATGCTATTTTGATCCGAAAATCACAACAAGCTGCTTTATTTATGGAAGATTTTTGTCGACACTTGCGCAACCTTGTGTTGGAATCTCTGACACGTATGAAACAGATTGAATTGGCTTGGGCTAGACGCTCACGCCGCTAG
- a CDS encoding ATP/GTP-binding protein yields MILHQYKIVFGGTMGSGKSTAIKALSEIEVLSTEALNTDTESHDKLLTTVGIDYGELTLDDGVKVGLYGTPGQDRFDFIWAVICKGAIGTIVMIDHAAENPLLDLEQYLQAFQPFGHNIVIAITHIDRMPERTLSMYRDWLAAKELNYPLFFIDARQQDDVLLLVETLIATIEVHYGLSN; encoded by the coding sequence ATGATTTTACATCAATATAAAATTGTCTTCGGTGGCACCATGGGTTCAGGTAAATCCACGGCGATCAAAGCCTTGTCTGAAATTGAGGTCCTCAGTACTGAAGCATTGAACACCGATACCGAGTCCCATGACAAATTACTCACCACTGTTGGCATTGATTATGGTGAGCTAACCTTGGACGATGGTGTTAAGGTTGGTTTATATGGTACGCCTGGGCAAGACCGCTTTGATTTTATTTGGGCAGTGATCTGTAAGGGCGCAATCGGAACAATCGTCATGATTGACCATGCTGCTGAAAATCCTTTACTGGATTTAGAGCAATATCTTCAAGCATTTCAGCCCTTTGGTCATAATATTGTGATTGCAATTACCCATATTGACCGTATGCCAGAACGCACCTTATCCATGTATCGTGATTGGCTGGCAGCCAAAGAACTGAATTATCCGCTATTCTTTATCGATGCACGCCAGCAAGATGATGTACTTCTTCTGGTCGAAACCTTGATTGCCACCATTGAAGTACATTATGGCCTTAGTAACTAA
- a CDS encoding sulfite exporter TauE/SafE family protein — protein MELIIYLLIGAIAGFAAGLFGVGGGLIIVPILYIVFTQMNYDPNVIMHIAVGTSLATIIVTSISSVMAHHKKGAVLWPVFRNLAPGLVLGSFLGAGVADLMSGQHLQLVIGVFAVWMAYKMFRGANAVVDPNRHLPSAPLQLAAGGGIGVASAIFGIGGGSLTVPYLNRHGVVMQKAVATSAACGLPIAVAGAIGFMWFGAKEQIEVPNTIGYVHIYAFLGISVMSFITAKFGAKVAHRLSPAMLKKCFAGLLVVVGSYFIYKGLI, from the coding sequence ATGGAGTTAATCATATATTTACTGATTGGCGCAATTGCTGGATTTGCTGCGGGGTTATTTGGGGTTGGTGGTGGCTTAATTATTGTGCCGATTTTATATATTGTCTTTACCCAAATGAATTATGACCCGAATGTGATTATGCATATTGCAGTTGGAACCTCATTGGCCACTATTATTGTGACCTCGATCAGTTCGGTGATGGCACATCATAAAAAAGGGGCAGTGTTATGGCCTGTGTTCCGCAATTTAGCACCAGGCTTGGTGCTCGGTTCGTTTCTGGGGGCGGGTGTGGCCGATCTGATGTCTGGGCAGCATTTACAGTTGGTGATTGGTGTCTTCGCAGTCTGGATGGCTTACAAAATGTTTAGAGGTGCAAATGCAGTGGTTGATCCAAATCGTCATTTACCGTCAGCACCTTTACAACTTGCCGCGGGTGGTGGCATTGGGGTGGCATCTGCGATTTTTGGCATTGGTGGGGGTAGCCTTACCGTACCTTACTTAAATCGTCATGGCGTGGTGATGCAAAAGGCAGTGGCAACTTCTGCTGCCTGTGGCTTACCCATCGCAGTTGCGGGAGCAATTGGCTTTATGTGGTTTGGTGCCAAAGAGCAGATTGAAGTGCCGAACACGATTGGTTATGTGCATATCTATGCTTTCTTGGGTATCAGTGTCATGAGTTTTATCACCGCAAAATTTGGCGCCAAAGTTGCACATCGTTTGTCGCCAGCCATGCTGAAAAAATGTTTTGCAGGCTTATTGGTCGTGGTCGGTAGCTATTTTATTTATAAAGGACTGATCTAA
- a CDS encoding biotin--[acetyl-CoA-carboxylase] ligase has protein sequence MTTLLVKMMDDFATRQLQQLLNAKNQYPEVVLLKTTTTSTNDDTREIAQKGITTGLVCSALQTQGRGQHQRQWASPEGNIYLSTLIQSKTALDGRLALEVALNILQMPSLHGLTLQVKWPNDLYSPQGKWGGILVEPLSPHQAIVGVGINLNTPPVEHADQPISSLEMLGLAHIDRLTLIAELYTAIQQAAQWFEHGSYNLAERFNHHAIWLNQQVEFEHTQGKVQGLFQGISNDGAVLIKTDQTQQFYQGRLRLASI, from the coding sequence ATGACCACTCTACTTGTAAAAATGATGGATGATTTCGCAACCCGCCAGCTTCAGCAATTATTGAACGCAAAAAATCAATATCCAGAAGTGGTGCTCCTTAAAACAACCACAACCTCGACCAATGATGATACGCGTGAAATTGCGCAAAAAGGCATAACGACAGGATTGGTCTGCAGTGCACTACAAACACAAGGTCGAGGTCAACACCAACGACAATGGGCCTCTCCTGAAGGCAACATTTATTTAAGCACACTGATCCAAAGCAAAACAGCACTGGATGGTCGCCTTGCCCTTGAAGTTGCGCTGAATATTTTACAGATGCCAAGCTTGCATGGCTTAACATTACAAGTCAAATGGCCAAATGATTTATATAGTCCACAAGGAAAATGGGGCGGAATTCTGGTTGAACCGCTTTCCCCTCATCAAGCAATTGTCGGCGTCGGCATTAACTTAAACACGCCCCCTGTGGAACATGCAGATCAACCCATTAGCTCTCTGGAGATGCTTGGTTTAGCCCATATTGATCGTTTAACGCTGATTGCTGAACTGTATACCGCAATCCAGCAGGCAGCACAGTGGTTTGAACACGGCAGTTATAATTTAGCTGAACGTTTTAATCATCATGCAATTTGGCTGAATCAACAGGTTGAATTTGAACATACTCAAGGTAAAGTTCAGGGACTTTTTCAAGGAATTTCCAATGACGGTGCGGTACTGATCAAAACGGATCAAACCCAACAATTCTATCAAGGTCGTTTACGTCTCGCTTCGATTTGA
- a CDS encoding pantothenate kinase — protein sequence MKSLWLDIGNTRLKYWITAHDQVIEHAAELHLQSPADLLLGLIQHFRHQNLSRVGISSVLDSENNQRIHMILDILDIPIIFAKVHAEYAGLKCGYDVPSQLGIDRWLQVLAMAKPDANFCVIGCGTALTIDLVEGLQHLGGYILPNLYLQRDSLIQNTKGIKIPDSAFDNLKPGHNTVDAVHHGILLGLISTIDQIMQQSPKKLILTGGDATLFAKFLSHYQPQVESDLLLKGLRHYVQLNSALSKV from the coding sequence ATGAAAAGTTTATGGCTGGATATCGGCAATACCCGCTTAAAATATTGGATCACCGCACATGATCAAGTCATTGAACATGCCGCTGAATTACACCTGCAATCCCCTGCAGATTTATTGCTCGGCTTGATTCAGCACTTCCGCCATCAAAATTTAAGTCGCGTCGGGATTTCTTCGGTTCTGGATTCGGAAAATAACCAACGTATTCACATGATTCTCGATATTTTGGATATTCCAATTATTTTTGCCAAAGTCCATGCTGAATATGCGGGTTTAAAGTGCGGCTATGATGTTCCAAGTCAACTCGGGATTGACCGCTGGTTACAAGTCTTGGCCATGGCAAAGCCAGATGCAAACTTTTGTGTGATTGGCTGTGGCACGGCCCTGACCATTGATCTGGTCGAAGGATTGCAACATCTGGGCGGTTATATTCTGCCCAACTTGTACCTGCAACGAGACTCTCTGATTCAAAATACCAAAGGCATTAAGATTCCAGACTCTGCCTTTGATAATTTAAAACCGGGGCATAATACTGTGGATGCGGTACACCACGGTATTTTGCTGGGCTTGATCAGTACTATTGATCAAATTATGCAGCAATCGCCTAAAAAGCTGATTTTGACTGGCGGTGATGCTACTTTATTCGCCAAGTTCCTCAGCCATTATCAGCCCCAAGTTGAATCCGATTTATTGCTCAAGGGTTTACGTCACTATGTTCAACTGAACTCAGCTTTGAGCAAAGTTTGA
- a CDS encoding alpha/beta hydrolase produces MSHNSKNSVFILHCENADPEQHWYAWLEQQLKSEELRVERVFLADANHPEAEIWQTCLEAQLKGMNEQSIVVAHGLSCVAVAKFLAKKLKQTTVKAGIFIAAFNDPIPQHPEFNSLLEHTPFESGLLRANIQRRLVFFSSNDPVIPVPLTFKFSNLLNAQLIEVGQAGHFRAEDGFSEFPQLLQVLQTLLKAEFS; encoded by the coding sequence ATGTCACATAATTCAAAGAATAGCGTATTTATTCTGCATTGTGAAAATGCTGATCCAGAACAGCATTGGTATGCATGGTTGGAACAACAGCTGAAAAGTGAAGAGCTTAGGGTTGAGCGAGTTTTTCTCGCTGATGCCAATCATCCAGAAGCTGAGATTTGGCAAACCTGCTTAGAAGCACAACTCAAGGGGATGAATGAGCAGAGTATTGTGGTGGCGCATGGTTTATCTTGTGTTGCCGTAGCCAAATTTCTAGCAAAAAAACTAAAGCAAACGACAGTGAAGGCAGGGATTTTTATTGCCGCCTTTAATGATCCGATCCCTCAACATCCCGAGTTCAACAGTCTTCTTGAACACACTCCTTTTGAGAGTGGGTTATTGCGTGCCAATATCCAGAGGCGTTTGGTTTTCTTTTCCAGTAATGATCCTGTCATCCCTGTGCCACTGACTTTTAAATTTTCTAATTTACTCAATGCCCAACTGATTGAGGTGGGTCAAGCTGGGCATTTTCGGGCAGAAGATGGTTTTAGTGAGTTTCCACAATTATTGCAGGTACTTCAAACTTTGCTCAAAGCTGAGTTCAGTTGA
- the ffh gene encoding signal recognition particle protein: protein MFDTLTERLTQSLRNVTGSGQLTEDNIKDTLREVRMALLEADVALPVTREFIAKVKEEALGQEVMTQLSPGQAFVKIVYDELTKMMGEANETLDLSAKPPVVVLLAGLQGAGKTTTAAKLARFLKERQKKKVMTVSADVYRPAAIKQLETVSNEVGVGFIASEATEKPIDIVNRAIEQAKIQFADVLIVDTAGRLHVDEDMMDEIKELHAAVKPTETLFVVDAMTGQDAANTAKAFNDALALTGVILTKTDGDARGGAALSVRAITGKPIKFLGIGEKLDALEPFHPDRVAQRILGMGDVLSLVEEVERKIDKEKAEKMAKKLQKGGTFNFEDMLMQFEQMSKMGGMMGFLDKLPGMSNAGIQDAIEKANPEKQVKRMEAIIQSMTIKERRNPDLMNPSRKKRIAAGCGMDVAEVNKLIKQQAQMAKMMKKFANPSGMSKMLKSLGNMQKQFGGGGNMGPLFGSNDQKK, encoded by the coding sequence ATGTTTGATACCTTAACAGAACGACTCACACAGAGTTTAAGAAATGTTACTGGCTCAGGGCAGCTGACCGAAGACAATATTAAAGATACCCTACGTGAAGTACGTATGGCACTTCTTGAAGCCGATGTGGCGTTACCTGTAACTCGTGAATTTATCGCGAAGGTTAAGGAAGAAGCGCTTGGTCAAGAAGTGATGACTCAGCTTTCTCCTGGTCAGGCATTTGTAAAGATTGTCTATGATGAACTCACCAAGATGATGGGTGAGGCCAATGAAACACTAGATTTAAGTGCAAAACCACCTGTTGTTGTCCTGCTTGCAGGTTTGCAAGGTGCGGGTAAAACCACAACGGCTGCAAAATTAGCGCGCTTCTTAAAAGAACGCCAAAAGAAAAAAGTCATGACCGTTTCTGCCGACGTGTATCGTCCAGCAGCGATCAAGCAGTTAGAAACCGTATCCAATGAAGTGGGTGTGGGTTTCATTGCTTCAGAAGCAACTGAAAAGCCAATTGATATTGTGAATCGTGCCATTGAGCAAGCAAAAATCCAGTTTGCTGATGTCTTGATTGTCGATACTGCAGGCCGTCTACATGTCGATGAAGACATGATGGATGAGATTAAAGAATTACATGCTGCGGTCAAACCAACCGAGACCCTATTCGTTGTGGATGCGATGACAGGTCAGGATGCTGCCAATACAGCAAAAGCCTTTAACGATGCTTTGGCTTTAACTGGTGTGATCCTGACGAAGACTGATGGTGATGCACGTGGTGGTGCGGCACTTTCTGTTCGTGCCATCACAGGTAAGCCAATCAAATTCTTGGGGATTGGTGAAAAACTAGATGCACTTGAGCCATTCCATCCAGATCGTGTTGCACAACGTATCTTGGGCATGGGTGACGTCCTTTCTTTGGTCGAAGAAGTTGAACGCAAAATCGACAAAGAAAAAGCCGAAAAAATGGCGAAAAAATTGCAGAAAGGCGGTACCTTCAACTTTGAAGATATGCTGATGCAATTTGAGCAAATGAGCAAAATGGGCGGCATGATGGGCTTCTTGGACAAGTTGCCTGGTATGAGCAATGCGGGTATTCAGGATGCGATTGAAAAAGCCAATCCTGAAAAACAAGTTAAGCGTATGGAAGCCATCATTCAGTCGATGACGATCAAAGAGCGTCGTAATCCTGATTTGATGAATCCAAGCCGTAAAAAACGTATTGCAGCTGGTTGTGGTATGGATGTGGCTGAGGTCAATAAGTTGATCAAGCAACAAGCGCAAATGGCGAAGATGATGAAGAAATTTGCGAATCCATCGGGTATGAGCAAAATGCTGAAATCACTAGGCAATATGCAAAAGCAATTTGGTGGTGGTGGAAATATGGGGCCTTTGTTTGGCAGTAATGACCAGAAAAAGTAA
- the ccsA gene encoding cytochrome c biogenesis protein CcsA — protein sequence MISLPLVYTILALIAYTSSFWYLFIRLMSKRSPNLWCYGLMVGLGLVLHSTVLYQDMMTPIGVNYDVFNLMSFTSGLMLALSLILSLIRPILPLNLIGTPVAAFGLILGFAFSQPNQIIEQHSLGLDLHIILSLSAYAVLLMATIHAVLLWCQDRELKKKQKRRIWVNLLPPFQVMESLLFDLIITGFGLLTAALLFGFFTIDNFFAQHLAHKTAFSIISWFLYGALLIGHYKFGWRGRKAIRFTITGFVLLAIGFMGSKFVLEMILGR from the coding sequence ATGATCAGTCTCCCCTTGGTTTACACAATTTTGGCACTCATCGCCTATACCAGCTCATTTTGGTATTTGTTTATTCGATTGATGTCAAAACGTAGTCCAAATCTTTGGTGTTATGGTCTTATGGTTGGACTCGGGTTAGTACTGCATAGTACTGTACTCTACCAAGACATGATGACACCGATTGGGGTGAATTATGATGTCTTTAACCTGATGTCATTTACTTCAGGGCTGATGTTGGCGCTGAGTTTGATTTTGAGCCTGATCCGCCCAATTCTTCCATTGAACCTGATTGGTACACCTGTTGCTGCCTTTGGCCTAATCTTGGGCTTTGCCTTTAGCCAACCCAACCAAATTATTGAACAACATAGCTTAGGTTTAGATTTACATATCATTCTTTCGCTATCTGCTTATGCGGTACTGCTGATGGCCACCATCCATGCGGTATTGTTGTGGTGCCAAGATCGAGAACTGAAAAAGAAACAAAAACGACGGATTTGGGTGAACTTGCTACCACCATTTCAAGTCATGGAGTCCCTGTTATTTGACTTGATTATCACAGGTTTTGGTCTACTGACGGCAGCCTTGTTATTTGGTTTCTTTACCATTGATAACTTCTTTGCTCAGCATCTGGCACATAAAACCGCCTTTAGTATTATTTCATGGTTCTTATACGGTGCCTTGCTCATCGGTCATTACAAATTTGGCTGGCGCGGTCGTAAAGCCATTCGCTTTACCATTACTGGTTTTGTCCTGCTTGCCATTGGCTTTATGGGCAGTAAATTTGTTTTAGAAATGATTTTAGGGCGCTAG
- a CDS encoding tRNA-dihydrouridine synthase, whose product MKLVLAPMEGLTDPIMRDVLTHVGSFDWCVTEFIRITDSILPDHIYDSFCPELKNGGKTAAGTPVHVQFLGNNPDMLAANAAKVVELGAPAIDLNFGCPAKTVNRHRGGSVLLDEPETVHLLVKAVRDAVPAHIPVSAKMRLGYLDENHTLDNAHAIEDAGASWLTVHARTKADGYTPPAYWEKIQPITEALNINVIANGEIWNNADAKACLEQSHCQDLMIGRGAVTTPDLTLCIRQNLDQALLSWPDLVELQLRFLSGQYKTEIGMVGRYKQWLGMMTKAYPEAQALWGQVKKIKQLDEIIQFLKQS is encoded by the coding sequence GTGAAACTTGTACTCGCCCCAATGGAAGGTCTGACTGATCCGATCATGCGTGACGTGCTCACTCATGTTGGCAGTTTTGATTGGTGCGTGACTGAGTTTATTCGTATTACCGATAGCATCCTGCCAGATCATATCTACGATAGTTTCTGCCCTGAATTAAAAAATGGTGGCAAAACTGCAGCAGGTACACCTGTGCATGTGCAGTTTCTTGGTAACAACCCCGATATGCTCGCTGCCAATGCAGCCAAAGTCGTGGAACTAGGCGCACCCGCTATTGATCTGAATTTTGGTTGTCCAGCCAAAACGGTGAATCGCCATCGTGGTGGTTCTGTTTTATTAGATGAGCCTGAAACGGTACATCTGTTGGTAAAAGCAGTACGCGATGCCGTGCCTGCACATATTCCTGTTTCAGCCAAAATGCGTTTGGGTTATCTAGATGAAAATCATACGCTAGATAATGCTCATGCGATTGAAGATGCAGGTGCAAGCTGGCTCACTGTTCATGCGCGTACCAAAGCTGATGGCTATACCCCACCGGCCTATTGGGAAAAAATTCAGCCCATTACAGAAGCATTAAATATTAATGTGATTGCCAACGGCGAGATCTGGAACAATGCCGATGCGAAAGCCTGTTTAGAGCAATCGCATTGCCAAGATTTGATGATTGGTCGCGGTGCTGTCACTACCCCCGATTTAACACTTTGTATCCGTCAAAATTTGGATCAGGCATTGTTGTCTTGGCCAGATTTGGTGGAATTACAGCTTCGCTTCTTAAGTGGTCAATATAAGACAGAAATTGGTATGGTAGGACGCTATAAGCAGTGGCTAGGGATGATGACCAAAGCCTATCCTGAAGCACAAGCCTTGTGGGGTCAAGTGAAGAAAATCAAGCAATTAGATGAGATTATCCAGTTTCTAAAACAAAGCTAA
- a CDS encoding DUF6160 family protein, with protein sequence MMNKIIGCLSLLLTPFAMAMQPLDDQSLSTTTGQDGLNIGVNVSKVEFKQISVVDSDGWDTKNAAASEYRGRAGLVFAQSPNAVVSNPNITFKAGGVASDLGLKAVIDTDKGVGASGPFANIALTFGNVDEFVISPLSVYAASDSTGVLSSLVGSNYIRGSIFDSNQSTLKSGVKEILRLQNGLNVKFLSSNKPKMNIQLGSAPQGKMVRFGGAIDSICGTGSGCNMMLVSGYDGSNNPIGASFNFQLKASNPTGFSLDKFYAGVIGESAAGQGDGALVFGNEGKSDNVDLKLNNIQFGNTATIPATTDAAYRFNGLQNSAIGNIGFTNASVTDLKIRVNGM encoded by the coding sequence ATGATGAATAAAATAATTGGATGTTTGTCTTTGTTGTTAACTCCATTTGCTATGGCGATGCAGCCACTTGATGACCAAAGCTTATCGACTACAACAGGGCAAGATGGTTTGAATATTGGTGTAAATGTTTCAAAAGTCGAATTTAAACAAATTTCTGTGGTAGATAGTGATGGTTGGGATACTAAAAACGCAGCAGCTAGTGAATATCGTGGCCGTGCAGGTTTAGTATTTGCACAAAGTCCAAATGCGGTTGTATCTAATCCGAACATCACCTTCAAAGCAGGTGGGGTCGCAAGCGATTTGGGGCTAAAAGCCGTTATCGATACGGATAAGGGAGTGGGTGCAAGTGGCCCATTTGCCAATATTGCTTTGACATTTGGGAATGTAGATGAATTTGTAATTTCTCCATTATCAGTTTATGCAGCAAGCGATAGCACTGGTGTTTTATCTAGTTTGGTTGGATCAAATTATATCAGAGGTTCTATTTTTGACTCTAATCAAAGCACACTTAAAAGCGGTGTAAAAGAGATATTAAGACTTCAAAATGGCTTGAATGTTAAATTCCTATCAAGCAATAAGCCAAAGATGAATATTCAATTAGGATCTGCGCCTCAAGGTAAAATGGTTCGTTTTGGTGGTGCAATTGACTCAATTTGTGGTACTGGTTCAGGCTGTAATATGATGCTTGTTTCTGGTTATGATGGAAGTAATAATCCAATTGGGGCTAGCTTTAATTTTCAGCTCAAGGCATCAAATCCAACTGGATTTAGTTTAGATAAGTTTTATGCTGGAGTTATTGGGGAATCTGCTGCGGGGCAAGGTGATGGGGCACTGGTTTTTGGAAATGAAGGAAAATCAGATAATGTCGATTTAAAATTGAATAATATTCAATTTGGTAATACCGCGACTATTCCAGCGACAACGGATGCTGCATATCGATTTAATGGCTTACAAAATAGCGCAATCGGGAATATTGGTTTTACCAATGCTTCCGTGACAGACCTAAAAATCCGAGTCAATGGTATGTAA